The genomic stretch GGGTGCCGTTCTATGCGGCTTGCCCGACGTGATTCAAGCAATGGCGGCGTGGCGCTCCTGCATCACACGCAGCACATGATCGGGGTCCTCGGCCCACCAGCGGCGAGAGAGGAGCTCGATCTCCGTGAAGCCTTCATAACCCGCTGCCTCGGCCATGCGGCGGATGGCGGCGATATCAATCACGCCATCACCGGGCATGCCGCGGTCAAACACCAGATCGGTGGTCGGCACCAGCCAGTCGCAGGCATGAAAGCCCGCGATGCGTCCCTTCGCGCGCGCCATTTGTGCCGCGAGGTCGGGGTCCCACCAGACGTGATAGACATCCACGGCCACACCCACCCCCTCGCCCAGCGCCTCGCAGAGATCGAGCGCCTGGCCGAGGGTGGAGAGCACGGAGCGATCCGCGCAGGTCATGGGGTGCAGCGGTTCAAGGGCGATGGTGACACCCGCGGCGCGCGCCTCGGGCAGGATGGCTTCCAGCCCGTCCCGCACCATGGCGCGGGCGCCGGGCAGGTCCTTCGAGCCGGGCGGCAGGCCGCCACAGACCATGACCAGGCCACGCGCCTGCAGCTTGTGCGCTTCCTCGATCGCGCGGCGGTTATCCTCGATCGCGGCGGCGCGGCCGGCGGCATCGGCGGCGGGGAACATGCCGCCCCGGCAGAGGCCGGTGACAGTCAGGCCCGCATCCCGGATGGCGCGCGCGGCGGCATCCACACCCATGGCATGCAGCACGTCCCGCCAGGGCGAGATGCCGGGAATGCCATGCCGCGCACAGCCCTCGATGCAATCGGCGAGGCCCCATTTCTCCTTGACCGTGACAGTGTTCAGGCTGAGCGGGATCACGCCACACCATGCAGCGCAAGCAGTTGCGTCATGCGGCTCGCCGCGCGCTCCGGGTCGCTCAACAGCCCGGCCGCATCGGCCAGCCGGAAAAGCTCGGCGAAATGCTGGATGCTGCGCGTGCTCTGCTGCCCGCCAACCATGACGAAGTGGTCCTGATGCCCGTTCAGCCAGGCCATGAAGACCACGCCCGTCTTGTAGAAGCGCGTCGGCGCCTTGAAGATATGGCGGCTCAGCGGCACGGTCGGCGCCAGGATTTCGTGGAAGGTGCTGAGGTCATTGCGGGAGAGCGCGGCCAGCGCGCCGCCTACCGCCGGGGCGATGGGGTCGAAGATGCCGAGCAGCGCGTCGGAATGGCCCTCTGCATCGCCCGCGATCAGCTCCGCGTAGTTGAAGTCATCGCCCGTATACATCCGCACGCCTTGCGGCAGGCGGCGGCGCATCACGATCTCCTTCTGGTCATCCAGCAGGGAGATCTTCACGCCATCCACCTTCGCGGCATGGGCGTGGATGACGGCGAGCGCGGTTTCCATCGCCGCCATGTGGTCATGGTTGCCCCAATAGCCTTCCAGTGCGGGGTCGAACATCTCGCCCAGCCAATGGATGATCACGGGCTGCTTCACGCCGCCCAGGATGCGCGCATAGACGCGCTCATAATCAGAGGGGCTGCGCGCCGCCTTGGCCAAGGCGCGCGACGCCATCAGGATGATGCGCCCGCCCATCTTCTCGACGGCCTCGCATTGCTCCTCATAGGCGCGGATCACGTCATCCACCGTGACGTCGGGACCGGGCGTCAGGTGATCCGTGCCCGCGCCACTCGCGATCACGGCACCCGGATGATCCTTCGCCGCATCCAGGCTGAGGCGGATCAATTGCTGCGCCGCGACCCAGTCCAGCCCCATGCCGCGCTGCGCCGTGTCCATGGCCTCGGCCACGCCGAGGCCAAGCGACCAGAGATGCTTGCGGAAGGCGATGGTGCGGTCCCAGTCCACCTTGGCATCCAGCCACGGATCCTGCTCGGCCAGCGTGTCGGCCACCACATGCGCAGCGGCGAAGGCCACGCGCGGATAGGGCGGCAGCGCCTTGGCGAATTCGCGCGGCGCGCTGGTGGCGAAGTCGGCAAGCCCTGTCGCCGTCGGCAAGCGCAGCGTGGCCACCGATCAGGCCTCCAGCTCGGCAAGATCAATCCAGCGGCGCTCTTCCCAGGATTGCAGACCGGCCATCGCCAGCTGCACGCCCTTGGCCCCCGCCATCAAATCCCATTTGTAGTCGGGCAATTCGCCGACGACATGGCGCAGGAACAGCTCCCACTGCACGCGGAAACCGTTGGGGTAGGGCTGGGTGTCCGGCACCTTCTGCCAGCCCTCATAGAAGTTGATCGTCTGCGGCACATCCGGGTTCCAGACCGGCTTGGGTGTGGCCACCCGCGGCTGCACCCAGCAATCCGTCAGGCCACACACGGCCGAGCCATGCGTGCCATCCACATGGAAGGTGACGAGGTCATCGCGCCGCACGCGCGTCGTCCAGCTGGAATTCATATGCGCGACGATCCCACCATCAAGCTGGAAGGTCGCGTAGGCGGCGTCATCCACATCGGCATCATACCAGTTGCCGGCCTCGTCCTTGCGCTTCGGGATATGGATGGCGCCGAGGCAGGAGACGGATTTCACCGCACCGAAGGTGTTGTCCAGCACATAGCGCCAATGGCACAGCATATCGAGGATGATGCCGCCGCCCTCGGCCTTCTTGTAGTTCCAGGAGGGGCGCTGCGTCGGCTGCAGATCGCCCTCGAAGACCCAATAGCCGAACTCGCCGCGCACGCTGAGCAGACGGCCCAGCTGCCCGCTGTCAATCACCATCTTCAGCTTGCGCAGGCCGGGCAGGAACAGCTTGTCCTGCACCACGCCATGCTTGATGCCGGCGGCCTTCGCCACACGGGCGAGGTCCAGCGCATCGGCCAGATTGTCGGCGGTCGGCTTCTCGCAATAGATGTGCTTGCCGGCGGCGATGGCCTTGCGCACCAGGCCCGCGCGCATCTGCGTCGTCGCCGCGTCGAAGAAGATCTCATCCCGAGGATCGGCCAGGCAGGCGTCGAGGTCGGTGCTGACGCGCTCGACGTTGTGGGCGCGGGCCAGCGCATCCAGCTTGGCACGGTTGCGGCCGACAATGATGGGGTCCGGCATCAGCACATCGCCATTGGCGAGCGGCATGCCGCCATCGGCGCGGATCGCGGCGATGGAGCGGATCAGATGCTGGTTCATGCCCATGCGCCCGGTGACGCCGTTCATGATGATGCCGATGCGCCGTTGCGCCATGGTCGTTTCCCTTGCTTCTCAGTGCCCGCGCCGCGATCCGGGCAACAAATCCAGCGACGCGACGAACGAAGTAACCAGACAGTTACTTACCGCCCGCCCAGGCCCTGGTCAAGGGCGCAGGAACCCCAGCACCATGGCCACCACATGCGCCTCACGCGCGTCCAGCGCGGCCTCGCTGCCGAGGTCCGTGCCGAAGATGGTGGAGAGCGTGTGCATGTTGGCCACCGTGAAATGCCCCAGCGCCACGATGGAAAGGTAGAGCTGCAAGGGGTCCGCATCGCCGCGAAACAGGCCGGCCTCGGCCCCGCGCGCCAGCACCTCGCGCAGGCGCTGGGTCAGCGGCGAATACAGGGCCGGCACATCGGCCGAGCGGCGCAGATAGGCGGCGCGGTGGATGTTCTCCTGGTTCAGCAGCGCCACGAATTCCGGATGCCGCGCCGTGTAGCGCAGGTTGAAGGCGACCAGCCGCGCCATCGCCTCGGCCGGCGGCAGGTGGGAGACGTCCAGCGCCTCCTCCTCCGCCCGCTTGGCCGCATAGGCGGCTTCCAGCACGGCGAGCCAGAGATCCTCCTTGGCCCCGAAATAGGCGTAGAGCATGCGCTTATTGGCGCCCGCCCGCGCCGCGATCTCATCCACCCGCGCGCCCGCCAGCCCATGTGCCGCGAATTCGGCCAGTGCCGCATCCAGGATGCGCGCCCGCGTGGCGGCCGCGCGCGCGGAAAGCGGCGGATTGTCAGTCGCCATCGGCGGCATGGGTCGGTCCGGGCGGGGCGGGTTCAAACGGAGCTCCTTCGCCCACATGATGCAGCAAAGACACATTGTTGCACACAACTGTGGGGAACAAGCCACGCCCCATGGCGCGGAATAGAGCATCGCGGCTACATTCCAGCGATGCGTAAAAGACGCCTTCCGCCCCGGCTGATGCTCCTGGCATTGACGCTGCTGGCCGCCTGCGCGGCGGGCGGCCCCAATGTCGTGGACCGCACGGGCCGCTCGGCGCCCTCGCGCGGGGAGATTCCGGCCAGCGGCAGCGCCTTCGGCAATTACCTGGTCGGCCGCTTCGCCA from Sediminicoccus sp. KRV36 encodes the following:
- a CDS encoding sugar phosphate isomerase/epimerase family protein, with the translated sequence MIPLSLNTVTVKEKWGLADCIEGCARHGIPGISPWRDVLHAMGVDAAARAIRDAGLTVTGLCRGGMFPAADAAGRAAAIEDNRRAIEEAHKLQARGLVMVCGGLPPGSKDLPGARAMVRDGLEAILPEARAAGVTIALEPLHPMTCADRSVLSTLGQALDLCEALGEGVGVAVDVYHVWWDPDLAAQMARAKGRIAGFHACDWLVPTTDLVFDRGMPGDGVIDIAAIRRMAEAAGYEGFTEIELLSRRWWAEDPDHVLRVMQERHAAIA
- a CDS encoding dihydrodipicolinate synthase family protein; its protein translation is MATLRLPTATGLADFATSAPREFAKALPPYPRVAFAAAHVVADTLAEQDPWLDAKVDWDRTIAFRKHLWSLGLGVAEAMDTAQRGMGLDWVAAQQLIRLSLDAAKDHPGAVIASGAGTDHLTPGPDVTVDDVIRAYEEQCEAVEKMGGRIILMASRALAKAARSPSDYERVYARILGGVKQPVIIHWLGEMFDPALEGYWGNHDHMAAMETALAVIHAHAAKVDGVKISLLDDQKEIVMRRRLPQGVRMYTGDDFNYAELIAGDAEGHSDALLGIFDPIAPAVGGALAALSRNDLSTFHEILAPTVPLSRHIFKAPTRFYKTGVVFMAWLNGHQDHFVMVGGQQSTRSIQHFAELFRLADAAGLLSDPERAASRMTQLLALHGVA
- a CDS encoding Gfo/Idh/MocA family oxidoreductase — translated: MAQRRIGIIMNGVTGRMGMNQHLIRSIAAIRADGGMPLANGDVLMPDPIIVGRNRAKLDALARAHNVERVSTDLDACLADPRDEIFFDAATTQMRAGLVRKAIAAGKHIYCEKPTADNLADALDLARVAKAAGIKHGVVQDKLFLPGLRKLKMVIDSGQLGRLLSVRGEFGYWVFEGDLQPTQRPSWNYKKAEGGGIILDMLCHWRYVLDNTFGAVKSVSCLGAIHIPKRKDEAGNWYDADVDDAAYATFQLDGGIVAHMNSSWTTRVRRDDLVTFHVDGTHGSAVCGLTDCWVQPRVATPKPVWNPDVPQTINFYEGWQKVPDTQPYPNGFRVQWELFLRHVVGELPDYKWDLMAGAKGVQLAMAGLQSWEERRWIDLAELEA
- a CDS encoding TetR/AcrR family transcriptional regulator — protein: MNPPRPDRPMPPMATDNPPLSARAAATRARILDAALAEFAAHGLAGARVDEIAARAGANKRMLYAYFGAKEDLWLAVLEAAYAAKRAEEEALDVSHLPPAEAMARLVAFNLRYTARHPEFVALLNQENIHRAAYLRRSADVPALYSPLTQRLREVLARGAEAGLFRGDADPLQLYLSIVALGHFTVANMHTLSTIFGTDLGSEAALDAREAHVVAMVLGFLRP